The Humulus lupulus chromosome 4, drHumLupu1.1, whole genome shotgun sequence genome has a window encoding:
- the LOC133830919 gene encoding uncharacterized protein LOC133830919 isoform X1, with translation MAFTISYLFPTPKFPTPPIYNPSSSGARQVLSLSNFVSKDRNLRILCCLSLKQSNDQIVTAQDDAVSVDNLRVVFAAGGTGGHIYPAIAIADQLKLAKPSSQILFLGTPNSMESASITSAGYDFEHIPAVRLARPILLSLQNLFLPYRLFKSTVQCLAKLRDFDPHIVIGTGGYVSFPTCLAAAIKGIKLVIQEQNSVPGVANWVLSHLSDVVFVAFNSTVDCFPKGKCVVSGNPVRLSSKKAASKGAARFRLFPKSEKIEDPDAKVVLILGGSLGANAVNIATLNLYHQMLMEKENLFLIWQTGVQDFNEMESLVKNHPRLHLTPFMHSMDLAYLAADLVISRAGAMTCYEILAHGKPSILIPSPNVSEGHQFKNASLMADLADAQLITEDELDSTTLKTAIEDLLGDERKMADMSERALKAAKPNASAEIVQHILSLVHVSSTKKQQ, from the exons ATGGCTTTTACTATCTCTTACCTCTTCCCCACTCCAAAGTTCCCAACTCCACCGATTTACAACCCTTCTTCATCTGGAGCCAGGCAAGTCTTGTCTCTCTCTAACTTTGTTTCGAAAGACAGGAACTTGAGGATCCTTTGCTGTCTGTCACTAAAGCAATCCAATGACCAAATCGTTACAGCCCAGGACGATGCAGTTTCGGTCGACAATTTACGCGTGGTCTTCGCTGCCGGCGGGACTGGGGGGCACATATACCCAGCAATCGCCATAGCCGACCAGCTCAAACTGGCTAAACCCAGCTCTCAAATTCTCTTTTTAGGCACACCCAACAGCATGGAAAGCGCCTCTATAACCTCCGCTGGCTACGACTTCGAACACATCCCTGCTGTCCGATTAGCCCGGCCCATTCTCCTCTCTCTTCAGAACCTCTTCTTACCCTACCGTCTCTTCAAATCAACGGTCCAGTGTTTAGCCAAACTGCGCGATTTCGACCCCCATATCGTGATTGGGACTGGTGGGTACGTCTCATTCCCGACTTGCTTGGCTGCCGCCATTAAAGGCATCAAGCTGGTGATCCAAGAGCAGAACTCTGTACCGGGTGTTGCCAATTGGGTTCTTTCCCACTTATCCGATGTCGTTTTCGTGGCTTTCAATTCGACCGTTGATTGTTTTCCCAAGGGAAAGTGTGTCGTTTCCGGGAATCCTGTCAGGCTTTCGTCGAAAAAGGCTGCGTCCAAAGGGGCGGCGAGGTTTCGTTTATTTCCGAAGTCTGAGAAAATTGAGGATCCTGATGCCAAGGTTGTGTTGATTCTTGGAGGGTCTTTAGGTGCTAACGCTGTAAATATTGCTACGTTGAATCTTTATCATCAAATGTTGATGGAGAAGGAGAACCTGTTCCTCATATGGCAAACTGGGGTTCAAGACTTTAATGAGATGGAGAGCCTTGTTAAGAATCACCCACGTTTGCATTTAACACC GTTCATGCATTCCATGGATTTAGCCTACCTTGCTGCAGATCTTGTTATTTCCAGAGCTGGTGCAATGACTTGCTATGAGATCTTGGCCCATGGGAAGCCTTCAATTCTG ATACCATCACCAAATGTTTCTGAAGGACATCAATTTAAAAATGCATCTCTAATGGCAGATTTAGCTGATGCACAGCTTATAACTGAAGATGAACTTGATTCGACCACCCTGAAAACTGCCATTGAAGATTTATTAG GGGACGAGAGAAAAATGGCAGATATGTCTGAGAGGGCTCTTAAAGCTGCAAAACCTAATGCCTCTGCTGAGATTGTTCAGCACATTCTTTCTCTGGTTCACGTATCATCGACCAAGAAGCAACAATAA
- the LOC133830919 gene encoding uncharacterized protein LOC133830919 isoform X2 codes for MAFTISYLFPTPKFPTPPIYNPSSSGARQVLSLSNFVSKDRNLRILCCLSLKQSNDQIVTAQDDAVSVDNLRVVFAAGGTGGHIYPAIAIADQLKLAKPSSQILFLGTPNSMESASITSAGYDFEHIPAVRLARPILLSLQNLFLPYRLFKSTVQCLAKLRDFDPHIVIGTGGYVSFPTCLAAAIKGIKLVIQEQNSVPGVANWVLSHLSDVVFVAFNSTVDCFPKGKCVVSGNPVRLSSKKAASKGAARFRLFPKSEKIEDPDAKVVLILGGSLGANAVNIATLNLYHQMLMEKENLFLIWQTGVQDFNEMESLVKNHPRLHLTPFMHSMDLAYLAADLVISRAGAMTCYEILAHGKPSILI; via the exons ATGGCTTTTACTATCTCTTACCTCTTCCCCACTCCAAAGTTCCCAACTCCACCGATTTACAACCCTTCTTCATCTGGAGCCAGGCAAGTCTTGTCTCTCTCTAACTTTGTTTCGAAAGACAGGAACTTGAGGATCCTTTGCTGTCTGTCACTAAAGCAATCCAATGACCAAATCGTTACAGCCCAGGACGATGCAGTTTCGGTCGACAATTTACGCGTGGTCTTCGCTGCCGGCGGGACTGGGGGGCACATATACCCAGCAATCGCCATAGCCGACCAGCTCAAACTGGCTAAACCCAGCTCTCAAATTCTCTTTTTAGGCACACCCAACAGCATGGAAAGCGCCTCTATAACCTCCGCTGGCTACGACTTCGAACACATCCCTGCTGTCCGATTAGCCCGGCCCATTCTCCTCTCTCTTCAGAACCTCTTCTTACCCTACCGTCTCTTCAAATCAACGGTCCAGTGTTTAGCCAAACTGCGCGATTTCGACCCCCATATCGTGATTGGGACTGGTGGGTACGTCTCATTCCCGACTTGCTTGGCTGCCGCCATTAAAGGCATCAAGCTGGTGATCCAAGAGCAGAACTCTGTACCGGGTGTTGCCAATTGGGTTCTTTCCCACTTATCCGATGTCGTTTTCGTGGCTTTCAATTCGACCGTTGATTGTTTTCCCAAGGGAAAGTGTGTCGTTTCCGGGAATCCTGTCAGGCTTTCGTCGAAAAAGGCTGCGTCCAAAGGGGCGGCGAGGTTTCGTTTATTTCCGAAGTCTGAGAAAATTGAGGATCCTGATGCCAAGGTTGTGTTGATTCTTGGAGGGTCTTTAGGTGCTAACGCTGTAAATATTGCTACGTTGAATCTTTATCATCAAATGTTGATGGAGAAGGAGAACCTGTTCCTCATATGGCAAACTGGGGTTCAAGACTTTAATGAGATGGAGAGCCTTGTTAAGAATCACCCACGTTTGCATTTAACACC GTTCATGCATTCCATGGATTTAGCCTACCTTGCTGCAGATCTTGTTATTTCCAGAGCTGGTGCAATGACTTGCTATGAGATCTTGGCCCATGGGAAGCCTTCAATTCTG ATTTAG